ATGTGATCATTCAAGAAgcatatttttaatacttctatAAATAACACAGTTTGGTGTTCTTAAGACATTTAGCGTATACCTAAGGTATCCGACGTTGCGGATAGAATATTTATTGCTCTCATCCGTAACACAGAAACCTGAAATAATTATTGGATTAGTAAATAAGCGATTAAAAACGCGCTGAATAGGAAATGATAGTAATTCCCAATTATCTAACAAACCACTCCAAATGAGCAGGTGATTCTGGTGtcaatcgtaatctgagggtcgagagttcgaatccccgtcacaccaagtatgctcgccctttcaaccgtggagacgttatTAATGccacggtaaatcccactattcgttggtaaaatagtagcccaagagttggcggtgggtggtgatgactagttgccttccctctagtcttacactgctaaattaggggcggctaacgtagatagcccttgtgtagctttgcgcgaaattcaaaaacaaaaaaacaaacaaacctgacaaAGCAGGAATGAAATGTTACCCTTAAAGTACAGTTTTAGTTATGTGTGTTCTTTATAGATGGCTACACCACAGAGGATTTGATGTTTGAGTGGAAAGAAGGAGATCCGGTCCAAATTACCAAAAACATTCACCTTCCCCGTTTCACCCTAGAAAAGTACCTAACCGACTACTGTACCAGCAAAACGAATACAGGTACGTTTCTCTGTTCATGTCGATGCCACCAGGTGGGTCGGGtgttgactcataatctgaggattgcgggttcgaatccctgtcacaccgcgcagacagcccttgaatagttttgcgcgaaattcaaaggaaACCCAATCCTGTCAAACCAAACACGCTAGCCCTTTTACCGTGGGAGCATTacaatgttactgtcaatcctactatttgttggtaaaagagtagcccaagagttagcagctggtggtgatgactagctgccttccctctactcttacactgcgaaattagggacggctagcgcagataactttcatggagctctgtgcgaaattcaaaataaataaacttttcattaaaaGAGTATGAACTAtatgaagcaaaataaaaaatgagaatCTTTATTTACACTAATTTCAAACAGTGTTTGtttcaaattgtttatttcttcttgCTGATAGATGTGCACAGCTGTCATTTTGTAAATTCTTAAAAGTATACCTGTCGTGTATTGGTAAGGTTGCGGATTTTTAGAGCAAACGATTTGATtgctatgttgttgtttttttaataatgacTTACTCTGTTTATTGCGatccggtatgaccaggtggttaaggcactcgactcgtaatctgaaggtcgcaggttcgaatcccagtcacaccaaacatgctcgccctttcagctgtggaggcataataatgtgacggtcattccaactattcgtcggtaaaagagtagcccaaaagttggcagtgggtggtgatgactagctgccttccctctagtcttacactgcgaaattagggacggctagcgcagatagcccttgagtagctttgtgcgaaattcaaaaacaacaataacaattatcATAGAAAATATACTTCAATGGTTAATTGATTTTTGCTATGATCTTTGTAGTTGATTTCCTTTCTACTGTGTTTTTCACAATGGTCTCTCCAAACACGTTCGCATTATCAtctgttataatgtacggtcaatcccaccattcattggtaaaaaataaacagcACAGGCAAccgcggtggtgatgactaactgttctTCCTCTAgtgttttactgctaaattaagggcttCTATAAGCGTATAGTCTTCCTGCAGCTtagagcgaaattcaaaccaaacctaaaccACAATTCCTAAACGTAAGTTATTAAGCGTATTATATTAATTCGTTAACATTTGTTCTTCATAATCTTTCAGTACAAAGAATTTTAAATGGTCCTCTTCTCGTGACTAAATTCTGGATTTGATTtctgcttaacagcaaacaagaCTTTCTATAACCACTATTGGAAACCTCAACTCGACATATTGTCAacttatttgtaacttttttcgcgacgccattttggatcgaaagtgaaacaatttgtgagTAGGTCAAATTTAtgtatgtatggtgctgacatctgtAGTTAGGTATTGTTGAGAACGAATTAATTCGGCTTGGACGAGTCATCTCGTCttcggcactgaacaggttaaactaCAAAAATTATCAGTAGCCTTATCTTATGTATTTAGTAAGCGAAAAGCAATGTGGTTTAAATCATGTTAtctttattattacttacttATGTGATACGAAATAAAACCTTCTGTTTTTAGGTGAATACAGTTGTTTGAAGGTGGACTTGGTGTTCAAACGGGAATTTAGCTACTACTTAATCCAGATCTACATACCCTGTTGTATGCTGGTCATTGTGTCTTGGGTTTCTTTCTGGCTGGATCAAAATGCAATCCCAGCCCGTGTGTCGCTTGGAGTCACCACTCTGCTAACGATGGCGACACAGACTTCCGGCATAAATGCGTCACTCCCCCCTGTCTCCTATACTAAAGCCATCGATGTTTGGACCGGTGTGTGTCTCACTTTTGTATTCGGAGCCTTGTTGGAGTTTGCCCTGGTAAACTACGCTTCCAGAAGCCAAATTCGACAAGCCCCAAAAAAGCAGCGAAAGTGGGACATCGAGCATTCTGGACTCGATCCCGATCATTTGGAAGATGGCGCTACAACTTTTGCCATGGTATGTATTTGTCTGTGTCTGTGTGTGaataatgtttacaacaaacGACACCAACATCTAAAGCGTATATTATCCTGTCCATAAGAATTATAATAATCCACAAAGTACAAGTTATCGCAGTCTTAACCGTATTACGTAAGAATAATGAATGGACTCtgcatattaaatgttttatttgagtAAAGTATTGAACAAAAAATATGCTATTTCTTAATAAAGATACTATATGCTATTTCTTAATAAAGATACTAATCCGTGGCCCATAATCTTGCTTCATTCTTATAGcgatattaataatataacattttagcTGTTGGCCATCATCATGCAAAAACATAGTCTTTGTTAGTTCTGATGTGGGTTTAGAAACccaaatttagtttttgttagTTCTCGTGTAGGTTTGTAAGGGTAACGTTACACAATTACAATTCATTTTATGAGTGAAAAAATGCAGCTGAATGAGCTTTAGTGAGCTGTTTTTATCTAAGTCTACCCTTTAGTGCTAGTATTACAGTTGTATATTCAGTAAAATTCGTCTTCGATGACACTCCAGGATATACTAAGTGTTCTTACAATAACAGGAAATTAGCCTGCCAATATATTCTGAAAATTGTGTATCTATTATGAATCAATGCTTTAtcttcaacaaagaaacaattccAAAAGTTGTCCATTTTACCAACTGATCTATGTGCTAACCATGGCCTTCAAGCAAACAATTTGCCCaagatgtttattatttagtataatgtTTCAATGTGTTTGCTTAGATCAAAGTGTAGAAACAGTTTTTCGAGTTAGCATTAGGAAACATTACTGTAATTTTCAATATAGTCTTTGCACCAACTCTTGAGACACAAAAACATAATTCATCCTCATTTGGTGTTGTTTTCGTTACAGAAGCCACTGGTACATCATCACGATAACATTAACAATGACAAGTTCCGACAGTGCGAAGTTCATATGCAGTCACCTAAAAGTATCAACCCTTTCAAAGCCTGGCTCAATAAGTTCCCAACTCGATCTAAGAGAATTGACGTCATGTCCCGAATCCTATTTCCGCTTATGTTTGCACTCTTCAACCTGGTTTACTGGACAACGTATCTCCTTCGACATGAAGAAATGTAGATTTCTGCACCAATGAATCTTTTTTGGTGCtggttttaagtttaaaaaaaacaacaccaaaacaGCTGTCGAGAAGACGTTgaaagaacaaagtattttggtTTGAGTTTGGAGATATCCAGGTACTTTACTGGAGTATAGCTGTGTCTTTACCATGTATAAATGCGCCTGATTTTGGTGTTTGTGTTTCTACATTCCAATTTTGTTGGAAATTCTAAATTCCATGCGAATATATTTGAcgtaatgttataaatttaatggTTTCTTCCCAGATATCAGATTTTACAAGTCATGTAATGTTCCAACGCTTGACATGAAAACACACAAGGAAAATCTTACTATGTTTCAAGTGTTTTGAGTGCGTGTACAAGTGGTGCCAACACTAAAGTGGTAACGAACGGATGTTTCTCTGGGCATTTTGTTGTCGTTACATAGATTTTTGCTCAGTAGAAAGTCAAATTGGGACTTATTCGAGTGTTGCCCAGATGACAGCAAGTCaagttaaattgttttctttttttccagtttCCTTTCTCATAAATTGTCATTTTGTTCTATAAAGGTAAAACACgaattgtttaatacatattttattaaacttaacgTTTATTAAATACACctaaagttcaaaaacaaattccATGTAGCCAGTTAATTTTAAATAGTAAACGACCATCTTATCTCGTAATAGAaacatgtaaaatacattttcttaatttcaaatagaaTTTTTTGTCTCCATAAACTCACTCTGACCTTAGTAGAATGAAGTATTGTATTATTAGTAGCAGTACGGACACCATATTTCTCAAAATATCTTCTATAATTACACAGATTGATACGTTTTGGATATATGAATGGGTTTGCTTGTGTACGGGGCTCagtaacaaatttattaaattttgacaTCGCTTATTACAAGTTTATTATGACATTACGAGGGGTATTTGAAATACGACAGTTTTCTTTCCGTTTTGAGTTACTACaaattaattgatattttatatacacGTTTGAGTCACGAGAGATGTTATTTTCGAACGTGGATGTTTAGACCgtactgtttttttattagttttaattatattcagaAACAAATACCGTCGTCTTCGAAACAGATTTactgtttatgttgtttgttaCCTTTTTGCTTAACAAAAACTAACattcttc
Above is a genomic segment from Tachypleus tridentatus isolate NWPU-2018 chromosome 11, ASM421037v1, whole genome shotgun sequence containing:
- the LOC143231833 gene encoding glutamate-gated chloride channel-like; this encodes MSKMREHWCRRLLVILFALVVVVTHVTWGKQNFRAIEKQILDDIMGSGRYDSRIRPHGINHTDGPAEVKVNIYIRSISKIDDVVMEYSVQMTFRESWRDERLMFNDMGGQMAYLTLTDPDKIWKPDLFFANEKEGHFHKIIMPNVLLRIYPNGKVLYSIRISLVLSCPMDLKYYPLDKQTCSIIMASYGYTTEDLMFEWKEGDPVQITKNIHLPRFTLEKYLTDYCTSKTNTGEYSCLKVDLVFKREFSYYLIQIYIPCCMLVIVSWVSFWLDQNAIPARVSLGVTTLLTMATQTSGINASLPPVSYTKAIDVWTGVCLTFVFGALLEFALVNYASRSQIRQAPKKQRKWDIEHSGLDPDHLEDGATTFAMKPLVHHHDNINNDKFRQCEVHMQSPKSINPFKAWLNKFPTRSKRIDVMSRILFPLMFALFNLVYWTTYLLRHEEM